From one Pedobacter faecalis genomic stretch:
- a CDS encoding TolC family protein: MKQIRTIPLLVLGLVLSAVASQAQQTLTLKQALNYAVQNNVNARKAKLDIDGGKYKTQEVRAQALPQINASTSLNYNPIIGQLVVNNGGNAQAFSLGRAWDSNAGIQLSQQLFNQQVFTGLQAARSSEEYYRLSSELTDEQVIELVANNYYQVLVARQRLNVIDTNLKNIRVVENIITTQYNNGLAKKIDVDRIKVSITNLETQRTQVINSITQLELQLKLSMGMPVETAITLPRTELNESVTLPEMSDTLNLDNRTEVKLLDVQDRLLALQRKAYVSEYYPNLSLSGNYTYSSQANRFDYLTSNGRAIGFDASSIGITLRIPVFNGFLTRSRIRQADVDIKKANEDRRQTTNALNTAYENAKIELRNSISTIESQRKNAELANEIYQSTQNNYNNGLASLTDLLDTENALTEAQNAYTQALLNYKVAEIQLIKSNGNIKSLLQ, from the coding sequence ATGAAACAGATAAGAACAATCCCGCTGCTGGTGCTGGGCTTGGTATTGTCGGCCGTTGCATCGCAGGCGCAGCAAACGCTGACGCTGAAACAGGCGCTGAACTATGCGGTGCAGAACAACGTGAATGCCCGGAAGGCTAAGCTGGATATTGATGGTGGCAAATACAAAACGCAGGAGGTTCGTGCGCAGGCTTTGCCGCAGATTAACGCAAGTACGAGTTTGAATTATAACCCTATAATTGGGCAACTCGTTGTAAATAACGGAGGTAATGCACAAGCTTTTTCACTTGGTCGGGCCTGGGATTCGAATGCGGGCATTCAGCTTTCTCAGCAGCTTTTCAACCAGCAGGTATTTACTGGTTTGCAGGCAGCGCGCTCCAGTGAAGAGTATTACAGGCTTTCTTCGGAACTGACCGACGAGCAGGTGATTGAGCTGGTGGCGAACAATTATTATCAGGTGCTTGTGGCCAGACAGAGGCTGAACGTCATAGACACAAACCTTAAGAACATTCGCGTGGTGGAAAACATCATTACTACACAATATAACAATGGTTTGGCCAAGAAGATTGACGTAGACCGGATCAAGGTGAGTATCACGAATCTTGAAACACAACGCACACAGGTGATCAACTCGATTACACAACTGGAACTTCAGCTGAAACTCTCGATGGGTATGCCGGTGGAAACTGCCATTACTCTGCCGAGAACGGAATTGAACGAATCGGTTACGCTGCCAGAAATGAGCGATACGCTAAATCTGGACAACCGGACTGAAGTGAAATTATTAGACGTGCAGGACAGGCTCCTGGCCTTGCAGCGTAAGGCGTATGTTTCGGAATACTATCCTAATCTTTCGTTATCTGGCAACTACACATATTCCAGCCAGGCAAACAGATTTGACTATCTAACCTCGAACGGAAGAGCGATCGGTTTCGATGCTTCATCTATCGGGATAACCTTGAGAATACCTGTTTTCAATGGCTTTCTTACCCGCTCACGCATCCGCCAGGCTGATGTGGACATCAAGAAAGCGAACGAAGACCGCAGACAAACAACGAATGCTTTGAACACGGCTTATGAAAATGCCAAGATCGAGTTGCGCAACAGCATTAGCACGATAGAGTCGCAAAGGAAAAACGCTGAGCTTGCAAATGAGATCTATCAAAGCACACAAAACAATTATAATAACGGACTGGCAAGCCTTACTGACCTGCTGGACACGGAGAATGCGCTTACTGAAGCACAGAATGCCTACACCCAGGCTTTATTGAACTATAAGGTCGCCGAAATACAATTAATAAAATCTAACGGAAACATTAAATCACTCTTACAATGA
- a CDS encoding efflux RND transporter periplasmic adaptor subunit, producing the protein MKRIIITVVVVLLALVGIALVLTNNKKKNEAKTAFIAQGGGAVAVRVAPVQKTVVDQDFSVNGNFSPKQELNLLNENAGRVTRIYVDEGDRVSRGQVLARIDAEIMNTDKETAEATYQNALRDQARYENSFKTGGVTQQQLDQARLATQNAKLRLQASQRRVSDANIKSPINGIVNKRYIEVGAFVNSQGSQLFELVDVSKLKLKVNVSESQVANLKVGDKVEIKSSVFPNDNFSGRVSFIAPKADASLNFPIEIEVDNAGKNTLKAGMYGTAVFKFPKQAPTILVPRTSFAGSVSSNEVFVLDKGSNTSKVRKVVSGRILGDNVEILDGLNEGETVIISGQINLKDGTPVSVVK; encoded by the coding sequence ATGAAAAGAATAATCATAACAGTCGTAGTTGTCCTGCTTGCCCTGGTGGGTATCGCACTGGTATTGACGAACAACAAGAAGAAGAACGAAGCGAAAACGGCTTTCATTGCCCAAGGCGGCGGAGCGGTTGCCGTTAGGGTAGCCCCTGTGCAAAAAACGGTGGTGGACCAGGATTTTAGTGTGAACGGGAATTTTTCGCCTAAGCAGGAGTTAAATCTGCTGAACGAAAATGCGGGAAGGGTGACCAGAATTTATGTTGATGAGGGTGATCGTGTTTCGAGAGGTCAGGTACTGGCCCGTATTGATGCGGAGATCATGAATACGGATAAAGAAACTGCTGAAGCTACTTATCAGAATGCTTTAAGGGATCAGGCCCGGTACGAGAACTCGTTTAAAACTGGCGGTGTTACACAACAGCAGTTGGATCAGGCCCGTTTGGCTACGCAAAATGCTAAGCTGCGTTTGCAGGCTTCGCAGCGCCGGGTTAGCGACGCTAATATTAAATCGCCGATCAATGGTATTGTAAACAAGCGCTACATTGAAGTGGGTGCTTTCGTGAACTCGCAGGGATCTCAGCTTTTTGAATTGGTTGACGTATCGAAACTGAAGCTGAAGGTGAATGTGAGCGAGTCGCAGGTGGCTAACCTGAAGGTGGGCGACAAGGTTGAGATCAAGTCGTCGGTTTTCCCTAATGATAATTTCTCTGGCAGAGTAAGCTTTATTGCGCCTAAGGCTGATGCTTCGCTGAACTTCCCGATTGAGATTGAGGTGGACAATGCAGGCAAGAACACTTTAAAGGCTGGTATGTATGGTACCGCAGTGTTTAAGTTCCCGAAACAGGCGCCGACTATACTTGTGCCACGGACTTCATTTGCGGGTAGTGTAAGCAGCAATGAGGTGTTTGTTCTGGATAAAGGAAGCAATACATCGAAAGTGAGGAAAGTGGTTAGCGGCCGTATTCTGGGCGATAACGTGGAAATCCTGGATGGCTTGAATGAGGGTGAGACAGTGATTATTAGTGGTCAGATCAACTTAAAAGACGGTACTCCGGTATCTGTCGTTAAGTAA
- a CDS encoding efflux RND transporter permease subunit, whose product MKITDISIKRPSLVIVVFTALTLLGLLSYFSLGYELLPKFSNNVVSIQTIYPGASPSEVENTVTKKIEDAVSSMENIKKINAVSFESLSTVTITLTDAANIDISLNDAQRKVNAILSDLPEDVKTPSLSKFSLDDLPVITMTASANMDDVSFYDLIDQRIAPVISRVAGIAQVNLVGGSEREIQVSLDANKLQGYGLSATQVQQMVLSSNLDFPTGSVKTESQDVLIRLSGKYRTIEELRNLVLTTTPDGAQIRLGDVADVQDSKKETEKLARIDRQASIAIQIIKQSDANAVEVSKGVHAIIEKLKKDYEANKLDIKIVNDSSIFTLQSADAVIHDLIIAVVLVAFVMLFFLHSLRNAVIVMVSIPASLIATFIGISLFGFTLNLMSLLGLSLVVGILVDDAIVVLENIQRHMEMGKNKVRAASDATREIGFTVVSITFVIVVVFFPIAVSTGLVSNVLRQFCVVVIIATLLSLLASFTIVPLLFSRFGKLEHIEGKNAFGRFILWFEKQLKKFTIWVTGILNWSLNHKAITLVGVFVLFLSSCGLLGAGFIGTEFFPKSDKGEFLVQIELPKDAPLEQTNFYTQRAEAFLDKQPEIVQLITTVGQASGDFGGTQATAYKSEINVRLVERDQREGVSSDIFATKMSRALAKELVGAKVKTVPISILGIAENAPISLVVTGSDLDSVLKYAQGARDVLATIPGATEIKLSVEKGTPEINVQVDRDKMSALGLNLSTVGSTMQTAFAGNTDGKFRKGEYEYDINIQFQDFNRQNIDDVRNLVFVNDKGTQVKLSQFANITEGSGPSQLERLNKSTSVSVQAQSIGRPTGTIVEDFQAKLEEYQENGKLKAPVGVSYTWAGDQENQSEGFGTLGIALLSAIILVYLIMVALYDSFVYPLVVMFSLPLAMIGALLALALTNNSLGIFTILGLIMLMGLVAKNAILLVDFTNQQKAEGKSTREALVLANHARLRPILMTTIAMVFGMLPIAIASGAGAEWKNGLAWVIIGGLISSLFLTLIVVPVIYLIFDRMLDRFGFNKKGKSIDELMTEPYDHKDVLEYDPDLAH is encoded by the coding sequence ATGAAAATAACAGATATTTCTATAAAAAGACCCTCGCTGGTGATTGTGGTGTTTACCGCACTCACGCTCCTGGGGCTCTTGAGTTACTTTTCGCTGGGTTACGAGTTGCTTCCGAAATTCTCGAACAACGTTGTATCTATACAGACGATTTACCCGGGAGCTTCGCCAAGTGAGGTGGAAAACACGGTGACCAAGAAGATTGAGGACGCGGTTTCTTCGATGGAGAACATCAAGAAGATTAACGCTGTGTCGTTCGAGAGCTTGTCGACCGTAACGATTACGCTGACTGATGCAGCCAATATTGATATTTCCCTGAATGATGCGCAGCGGAAGGTGAACGCAATCCTTTCGGACTTACCGGAGGATGTGAAAACGCCTTCACTGAGTAAGTTCTCGCTTGACGATTTGCCGGTAATTACGATGACGGCATCGGCCAATATGGATGATGTGAGTTTTTATGACCTGATTGACCAGCGGATTGCCCCGGTAATTTCGCGGGTTGCGGGTATTGCGCAGGTGAACCTTGTGGGTGGATCGGAACGTGAGATTCAGGTTTCGCTTGATGCGAATAAGCTGCAGGGTTATGGCCTTTCGGCAACGCAGGTGCAGCAAATGGTGCTGAGCTCTAACCTGGACTTCCCTACGGGTAGTGTTAAGACCGAGTCGCAGGACGTACTGATCCGTTTGTCGGGCAAGTACCGGACCATTGAGGAGCTGAGAAATTTGGTGTTGACAACAACTCCTGATGGTGCGCAGATTCGTTTGGGTGATGTTGCCGACGTTCAGGATTCTAAGAAGGAAACGGAGAAACTGGCCCGTATTGACAGGCAAGCGTCGATCGCTATCCAGATCATTAAACAAAGTGATGCGAACGCAGTTGAAGTAAGTAAGGGCGTACATGCCATTATTGAGAAGCTAAAAAAGGACTATGAGGCAAATAAGCTGGACATCAAGATCGTTAACGACAGCTCTATTTTTACGTTGCAATCGGCCGACGCAGTTATCCACGATTTGATCATTGCGGTTGTACTGGTGGCTTTTGTGATGCTTTTCTTCCTGCATAGTTTGCGGAACGCGGTGATCGTCATGGTGTCGATCCCGGCTTCGTTGATCGCAACCTTTATCGGTATCAGCCTGTTTGGCTTTACGCTGAACCTGATGTCGCTGCTTGGACTCTCGCTCGTTGTGGGTATCCTGGTGGATGACGCGATTGTGGTACTGGAGAACATCCAGCGACACATGGAGATGGGTAAGAATAAAGTCCGCGCAGCTTCTGATGCGACCAGGGAGATCGGTTTTACAGTGGTATCGATCACCTTTGTAATTGTGGTGGTGTTCTTCCCGATCGCCGTAAGTACGGGCTTGGTGTCGAACGTATTGCGCCAGTTCTGTGTGGTGGTTATTATCGCCACGCTGCTTTCCTTGCTGGCGTCGTTTACGATTGTTCCGCTGCTATTCTCAAGATTTGGTAAGCTGGAGCATATTGAAGGCAAAAATGCGTTTGGCCGTTTTATCCTTTGGTTTGAAAAACAACTGAAGAAGTTTACGATCTGGGTTACAGGTATCCTGAACTGGTCGTTGAACCATAAGGCGATTACGCTGGTGGGTGTGTTTGTTTTGTTCTTAAGTTCATGCGGTTTACTGGGTGCCGGATTTATTGGTACGGAGTTTTTCCCGAAATCGGATAAAGGTGAATTCCTGGTGCAGATCGAATTGCCGAAGGATGCGCCTTTGGAGCAGACCAACTTTTATACGCAGCGTGCGGAGGCTTTCCTTGACAAGCAGCCTGAAATTGTGCAGCTGATTACAACGGTAGGACAGGCCAGCGGTGACTTTGGTGGAACGCAGGCAACGGCTTATAAGTCGGAGATTAACGTGCGCCTCGTTGAACGCGATCAGCGTGAAGGGGTATCATCTGATATCTTCGCCACGAAAATGAGCCGCGCCCTGGCCAAAGAACTTGTCGGAGCCAAGGTAAAAACTGTGCCGATCAGTATTTTGGGTATCGCGGAAAACGCTCCGATCAGTCTGGTGGTAACGGGTTCTGACCTGGACAGCGTGTTAAAGTATGCACAGGGTGCCAGGGATGTTCTGGCAACTATTCCTGGTGCTACGGAGATTAAGCTTTCGGTAGAGAAAGGTACGCCGGAGATTAATGTGCAGGTAGACCGTGATAAGATGTCGGCCTTAGGCCTTAATCTTTCTACGGTTGGTTCTACGATGCAGACTGCCTTTGCGGGTAATACAGATGGTAAATTCCGTAAGGGTGAATACGAATATGATATCAACATCCAGTTCCAGGACTTTAACCGCCAGAATATAGATGACGTGCGGAACCTGGTATTTGTGAACGATAAAGGCACGCAGGTGAAATTATCGCAGTTTGCGAATATTACGGAAGGTTCGGGTCCTAGTCAGCTGGAGCGACTGAACAAGTCGACCTCGGTATCCGTACAGGCGCAGTCGATAGGACGGCCAACGGGAACGATTGTTGAAGATTTCCAGGCGAAACTTGAGGAGTACCAGGAAAATGGTAAGCTTAAAGCCCCTGTGGGTGTGAGTTATACCTGGGCTGGTGATCAGGAAAACCAAAGTGAAGGTTTTGGTACGCTGGGTATTGCTTTGTTATCGGCCATTATCCTGGTATACCTGATTATGGTGGCCCTGTATGACTCGTTTGTATATCCGCTTGTGGTGATGTTCTCGTTGCCGCTGGCGATGATTGGAGCGTTGCTTGCACTGGCGCTGACGAATAACTCCCTGGGTATCTTTACCATTCTTGGTTTGATCATGCTGATGGGTCTGGTAGCGAAGAACGCGATCTTGCTGGTCGACTTTACCAATCAGCAGAAGGCGGAAGGGAAATCGACCCGGGAAGCTTTGGTGCTGGCTAACCATGCCCGTTTGCGCCCGATCCTGATGACGACCATTGCGATGGTGTTTGGTATGCTTCCGATCGCGATTGCCAGCGGTGCCGGTGCGGAATGGAAGAATGGTTTGGCCTGGGTTATCATCGGTGGTCTGATCAGTTCACTATTCCTCACCCTGATCGTGGTTCCGGTGATCTACCTGATCTTCGACAGGATGCTGGACAGATTTGGCTTTAACAAAAAAGGCAAGTCGATAGACGAGCTGATGACGGAGCCTTATGACCATAAGGATGTATTGGAATACGATCCGGATCTTGCACATTAA
- the lpdA gene encoding dihydrolipoyl dehydrogenase: protein MQYDVVVIGSGPGGYVGAIRCAQLGLKTAVVEKYKTFGGTCLNVGCIPSKALLDSSEHYHNAVHSFKTHGIAIKDIKVDMPQMIARKNDVVAQNTAGIQYLFKKNKIDAFEGVGSFTDKNTIKITKTDGSSETITAKNVIIASGSKPTALPFLPVDKKRIITSTEALNITEVPKQLVVIGGGVIGLELGSVYARLGTKVSVIEFMPSIIATMDGGLGKELQRVLKKSLGMEFFMNHKVTGATVKGKKVTVTADNAKGEQVSFEADYCIVAVGRTAYTEGLGLENIGIKTEERGNKIPVNEHLETTVPGVYAIGDVIKGAMLAHKAEDEGIYVAERIAGQKPHINYNLIPGVVYTWPEVASVGYTEEQLKEKGQQYKAGSFPFKASGRAKASMDTDGFVKVLADAKTDEVLGVHMIGPRAADMIAEAVVAMEFRASAEDIARICHAHPTYTEALKEAALAATENRAIHI from the coding sequence ATGCAATACGATGTAGTAGTCATTGGCTCGGGACCGGGCGGTTATGTTGGAGCAATCAGATGCGCTCAGTTAGGTTTAAAAACCGCAGTTGTAGAGAAGTATAAAACATTTGGCGGTACCTGCCTCAATGTAGGCTGTATCCCCTCAAAGGCCCTTCTCGATTCTTCCGAGCACTATCACAATGCAGTACATAGCTTCAAAACACACGGCATTGCCATTAAAGACATCAAGGTAGACATGCCGCAGATGATCGCCAGGAAGAACGACGTCGTAGCACAGAACACCGCCGGTATCCAATACCTCTTTAAGAAAAACAAGATCGACGCCTTTGAAGGTGTGGGTTCATTCACCGATAAAAACACCATCAAGATCACTAAGACAGACGGCTCTTCGGAGACCATCACGGCAAAGAACGTGATCATCGCTTCCGGCTCCAAGCCAACTGCGCTGCCATTTCTGCCGGTCGATAAAAAACGGATTATTACCTCAACCGAAGCCTTGAACATTACGGAAGTTCCTAAACAACTCGTTGTCATCGGTGGGGGTGTAATAGGTCTGGAACTTGGGTCGGTATATGCGCGGCTGGGTACCAAAGTCTCTGTCATCGAGTTCATGCCTTCTATCATTGCTACTATGGATGGCGGACTTGGCAAAGAACTTCAGCGGGTACTTAAAAAGTCTCTGGGTATGGAATTCTTCATGAACCATAAGGTGACCGGCGCAACCGTAAAAGGCAAGAAAGTGACCGTTACGGCCGACAATGCCAAGGGCGAACAGGTGAGTTTCGAGGCCGATTACTGCATCGTAGCTGTAGGCCGCACCGCTTATACTGAAGGCCTTGGCCTTGAGAACATCGGAATCAAAACCGAAGAACGCGGCAATAAGATTCCGGTAAACGAGCACCTGGAAACTACCGTTCCGGGCGTATATGCTATAGGCGACGTGATCAAAGGCGCTATGCTTGCCCATAAAGCGGAAGACGAAGGCATTTATGTTGCAGAGCGCATTGCCGGACAAAAGCCGCACATCAATTATAACCTCATCCCGGGCGTTGTGTATACCTGGCCGGAAGTGGCTTCGGTAGGCTATACCGAAGAGCAGCTTAAAGAAAAGGGCCAGCAATATAAAGCAGGATCGTTTCCATTCAAGGCCAGCGGAAGGGCTAAAGCCAGTATGGACACCGACGGCTTCGTAAAAGTACTGGCTGATGCCAAGACAGACGAAGTGCTCGGCGTGCATATGATCGGTCCCCGCGCGGCCGACATGATCGCAGAGGCGGTAGTCGCCATGGAGTTCCGTGCTTCGGCGGAAGACATTGCCCGCATCTGCCATGCGCACCCAACTTATACAGAAGCCCTCAAGGAAGCAGCTTTAGCGGCTACCGAGAACAGGGCAATACATATCTAA
- a CDS encoding CocE/NonD family hydrolase, which produces MNLQKLSFLFGAMMLLQFSVSAQLSDSAYVREHYVKIERQIPMRDGAKLFTSIYIPKDKSKKYPFLINRTPYTVAPYGEDKYKTSLGNYPAMMREGFIFVYQDVRGRWMSEGTFDDVRPHVANKRSKKDVDESSDTYDTIDWLLKNVSNNNGKAGIYGISYPGFYSTAALPGAHPALKAVCPQAPVTDWFIGDDFHHNGALFLMDAFGFMSTFGVPRPKPITPEFGPKSFAFPIADNYRFYLEAGSVKDLKDRYFADSIRFWNNLFAHPDLDTFWQARNIQPHLKNIKPAVMVVGGFFDAEDAYGTFATYKSIEKQNPAANNILVAGPWYHGGWVRSDGSSFGDIEFGQPTSIQYQERFELPFFKYYLKGEGQFKPAEANIFITGSNQWKEFSTWPPKDVESKMLYLQPNGKLGFEKVGRTDSWDEYVSDPNKPVPYQDGVQARRTREYMIDDQRFAARRPDVMVYQTDPLTEDITFTGPLQANLVVSTTGSDADYVVKLIDVYPEETPNPAKNPKNILMGGYQMLVRGEIMRGKYRNSFEKPEPMVPGEITKISYELPDVAHTFKKGHRIMIQVQNSWFPLADRNPQQFMNIYEAGAGDFRKATHRIFHDVHNASFIKVNVLKP; this is translated from the coding sequence ATGAACCTCCAAAAACTATCATTTCTGTTCGGAGCTATGATGCTCCTGCAGTTTTCAGTTTCTGCGCAGCTGAGCGATTCGGCTTATGTACGGGAACACTACGTTAAGATTGAACGACAGATCCCGATGAGGGATGGCGCGAAGCTTTTTACGTCTATTTACATCCCTAAGGACAAGAGCAAAAAGTATCCGTTTCTGATTAACCGCACACCTTATACAGTGGCGCCTTACGGGGAAGATAAGTATAAGACCAGTCTGGGCAACTACCCGGCCATGATGCGGGAAGGCTTCATTTTTGTATACCAGGACGTGCGCGGCCGCTGGATGAGTGAAGGTACTTTTGATGATGTTCGTCCGCACGTAGCGAACAAGCGCTCAAAAAAGGATGTTGACGAAAGCAGTGACACTTATGATACGATAGATTGGCTGCTGAAGAATGTGAGCAACAACAACGGAAAAGCGGGTATTTACGGCATCTCTTACCCTGGCTTTTACTCTACCGCAGCATTGCCAGGCGCGCATCCGGCGCTGAAGGCGGTGTGCCCCCAGGCGCCGGTTACGGATTGGTTTATCGGCGACGACTTTCACCATAACGGTGCCTTATTTTTGATGGACGCTTTTGGATTTATGAGCACTTTCGGGGTGCCTCGCCCTAAGCCCATTACACCGGAGTTCGGGCCTAAGTCTTTTGCGTTCCCTATAGCCGACAACTATCGCTTTTACCTGGAAGCGGGTTCGGTAAAAGATCTTAAGGACAGGTATTTTGCGGACAGCATCCGCTTTTGGAATAATCTTTTCGCACATCCTGATCTGGATACTTTCTGGCAGGCCAGGAATATTCAGCCTCACCTGAAAAATATAAAACCTGCTGTAATGGTCGTGGGCGGCTTTTTCGATGCTGAGGACGCTTATGGAACTTTCGCCACCTACAAAAGCATCGAAAAGCAAAATCCTGCGGCGAACAATATCCTCGTGGCAGGCCCCTGGTATCATGGCGGATGGGTGCGAAGCGATGGCTCGAGCTTCGGAGATATCGAGTTTGGTCAGCCCACGAGTATTCAATACCAGGAACGGTTTGAGCTGCCGTTCTTTAAGTACTATTTAAAAGGTGAAGGGCAGTTTAAGCCTGCCGAAGCCAACATCTTCATCACTGGCAGTAACCAATGGAAGGAGTTTTCTACCTGGCCACCTAAAGATGTGGAGTCGAAAATGCTTTACCTGCAGCCTAACGGAAAACTCGGCTTTGAGAAGGTTGGCCGTACAGACAGCTGGGATGAATACGTGAGCGACCCGAACAAACCGGTGCCCTATCAGGATGGTGTACAGGCTAGAAGAACGCGGGAATATATGATAGACGACCAGCGCTTTGCGGCGCGTAGACCGGACGTGATGGTTTATCAGACCGATCCGCTAACCGAGGATATTACGTTCACGGGGCCGCTTCAGGCCAACCTGGTGGTGTCGACCACCGGCTCTGATGCGGATTATGTGGTTAAGCTTATCGACGTGTATCCGGAAGAGACGCCAAATCCGGCAAAGAATCCGAAAAACATTTTAATGGGTGGATATCAGATGCTGGTGCGCGGAGAAATTATGCGGGGCAAATACCGGAATAGTTTTGAAAAGCCTGAGCCTATGGTTCCCGGGGAGATCACGAAGATCAGTTATGAGCTGCCTGATGTAGCGCATACGTTTAAAAAGGGTCATCGCATCATGATCCAGGTTCAGAACTCCTGGTTCCCGCTGGCCGACCGCAATCCGCAGCAGTTTATGAATATTTATGAGGCCGGGGCGGGCGATTTCAGAAAGGCTACACACCGCATATTCCATGATGTGCATAATGCTTCTTTTATAAAGGTTAACGTGCTGAAACCTTAA
- a CDS encoding M1 family metallopeptidase, translating into MMKRFFLSLALTALAKFALAQLLGQSDAFTRADTLRGMLTPLRTCYDINYYHLDVKLDIPGRAVSGSNTFHFTAADDFSRLQFDLFSNMKVDRVIYKNKPLKFTREFNAVFVDFPREIKKGSKESFTVYYAGKPVVAKNPPWDGGFIFKKDKAGNPWVSVACQGLGASAWWPNKDHQSDEVDSMLISVTVPKDLKEISNGRLRSMVAVGGEHMQYNWFVANPINNYNVTMYVGKYAHWTDKYKGEKGDLSLDFWSLKEDSVKARPHWDADVKPMLKSFEHWFGPYPFYEDGYKLVQAPHLGMEHQSAVAYGNKFKKGYLGGDLSDSGWGLKFDFITIHESGHEWFGNNITTKDIADMWVHEAFTNYSEALFVESLYGKEAGDQYVKGIRKNIKNDRPIIGSYHVNSEGSGDMYYKGANMIHHIRKLMNDDEKFRGILRGLNKTFYHQTVTTQQIEEYISRESGLDLKALFDQYLRQAAPPEYID; encoded by the coding sequence ATGATGAAAAGATTCTTTTTAAGCCTGGCACTAACGGCTTTAGCCAAATTTGCCCTTGCACAGTTGCTTGGCCAGTCGGACGCCTTTACCCGGGCAGATACGCTAAGGGGTATGCTTACACCCTTGCGTACGTGCTATGACATCAACTATTATCACCTCGATGTGAAGCTGGATATTCCAGGTAGAGCTGTGAGCGGGAGCAACACGTTTCATTTTACGGCTGCAGATGATTTTAGCAGGCTGCAGTTCGATCTTTTCAGCAACATGAAAGTTGACCGAGTGATCTACAAAAACAAGCCCCTTAAGTTTACCCGTGAATTTAACGCTGTATTTGTAGACTTCCCTAGGGAGATTAAGAAAGGCAGTAAAGAAAGCTTCACGGTTTACTATGCTGGCAAGCCGGTGGTTGCGAAGAATCCGCCATGGGATGGGGGCTTTATCTTTAAAAAAGACAAAGCGGGCAACCCTTGGGTATCTGTAGCCTGTCAGGGCCTGGGCGCAAGTGCCTGGTGGCCCAATAAGGACCATCAGAGCGATGAGGTAGACAGCATGCTGATCAGTGTTACGGTCCCAAAAGACCTGAAGGAAATCTCCAATGGCCGTTTACGCAGTATGGTAGCAGTCGGCGGCGAACATATGCAGTATAACTGGTTTGTGGCCAACCCCATAAATAATTACAACGTGACCATGTATGTGGGCAAGTATGCGCACTGGACGGACAAGTACAAGGGAGAAAAAGGTGATTTAAGCCTCGATTTCTGGTCGCTCAAGGAAGATAGCGTAAAGGCGCGCCCGCATTGGGACGCCGACGTGAAACCCATGCTGAAGTCGTTCGAGCACTGGTTTGGCCCCTACCCCTTTTATGAAGACGGCTACAAACTTGTACAGGCGCCGCATTTGGGCATGGAACACCAAAGTGCAGTGGCGTATGGCAACAAGTTTAAGAAGGGCTATCTGGGTGGCGACTTGTCGGATTCGGGCTGGGGCCTTAAGTTCGACTTTATAACGATACATGAATCTGGCCATGAATGGTTTGGCAACAATATCACGACCAAAGATATTGCGGATATGTGGGTGCATGAGGCGTTTACAAATTATTCTGAAGCCTTGTTTGTGGAGAGTTTATATGGCAAGGAGGCGGGCGACCAGTATGTGAAAGGGATCAGGAAGAACATCAAAAATGACCGCCCGATTATTGGCTCCTATCATGTGAACAGTGAGGGCTCGGGAGACATGTATTACAAAGGTGCGAACATGATTCACCATATACGCAAGCTGATGAACGACGATGAGAAGTTCCGGGGCATTTTACGCGGATTAAATAAGACGTTCTACCATCAGACGGTAACCACTCAGCAGATTGAGGAATATATCAGCAGGGAGAGCGGGCTGGATTTGAAAGCATTGTTTGACCAGTACCTGCGCCAGGCCGCGCCACCCGAGTATATAGATTGA